The region AAATGGAGTAAAATCAAGGGACAGGTTACAACTCTGAGTCTATCCCCCTGTCCACACACCAACCTAAAACGTCAACCTAAACGTTGCTGGACAACATCCAAGGAGTACATACACATCCGCTTACAGACTCATTTCCTAACCCTTTCATATATCATTACCAATATGGATAGATGTTTGCATATTGTCATTGTTCAGTTGTTAGCAAAACAAATCCACTATTATTACAAAAACAGGATGGAGGGATTTAAGTATATTGATTGAAGTACTTCCATATGCCATACGAGTAACAATCGGTCAGCTGTTTTTTGTTGCCAATTTGGATACAATTGAGAATTTTTCCtttgtgtttcattcattgCTTAACTCCTGAATTGGTTTGAAAACAATcgagaatatttttttcaatatatgaAGATAcacattgataaatattttcGAATGAGACCCTTCACCCTTTATAATTCTAGATTTATTCGAACGAAGCATACACTCCCTCTTTAATACGATACTTATCCCAATCGCCAGCAAGTTAAAGCAATaaacgtgtatggcaagccatgtgggacaaacactgcagaaTATATCCGCGCATTAactggaatttatacgcgtattaattggaatatatacgcgtatatattattagccaatcatatggcttaaatatatccgcgtattaattctaatatatacacgtattaattcgaatatatccgcgtattaattcgaatatatacacgtattaattcgaatatatacacgtattaattcgaatatatacatgtattaaataaaatacatatggggattaaatccaatatatgcacggattaattagaatatacacgaaaaaacatttccgctcttgctgtgtacatataccaacgataaatgttttggcgggctcgcgagatcgcttcaaaaagcgaaactttacacatgtaggctacaacacatgtatattcgaattaatacgcgtatatattcgaattaatacgcggatatattatgcggtgtttgtcccacatggcttccCATAAACGTGGTCCTGGTATCGCAAAGAGAGGAACGAAAATTACTCCTCTATGTGGACAGACACGATATATCATGAACGAATGAACAAAGTAAGGAATATCGAAACGTTTCCGGTTTCGCCTAACTTTGATTCATCTTTTAACCAACAATTTGGCGAGATTCCTTGAATCGAACAATCTCTGtccaccagtggcggagctaggggtattggtcaagagtggcgagaatggtctgtataggggcgctttcgacactacctaagcggagcgccaccattggttggcgcgtagcgtacagaaattttttgagtctcctatagatcgccggaaatgaccctttccgggccttgctaatttgcagaaaaacGAAGAATAAAAATAGGTGttatcgccaaattacaccaacaaaatgtgacaaatgtcaataagtagatgagagcgcaataaaaaagtcaataattgcgaataagtaaaaagtggtaaagagctgaaaagggcgccagcagtccatttgagttcgtcagggggggggggggcatccgcccccacACTGtgtggacgctccgccactgctgtcCACTTTGTAAACTTTATATGATCAACAACCGTGACGGTGTACGTGATTTAGTTCGCTtcttacttttttcttttcagttttcttttgaATTTAGAAGATGGCGCCATATACttattgttttacatttaattatcTTCGTGTCTGTCCAGGTTCATAAACAGCTTGGTCTACTACGGACTCTCGTTGAGTACATCTGATCTGGGCTCGAATATCTACATTGCCTTCTTCATATCCGGAGCGGTAGAGATTCCTGCCTACATCGTCGGTATCCCCATGATGGAGTCTCGTCTCGGCCGGAGATACTCAACAAGCATCTGTGAAATTCTTGGGGGCGTGGCCTGCCTATTGACAATCTTTTTACGTATGTTACCATTATCATCCTAAGATCAGATAAATGCATCGAAACTTCACCCACGTTTCGACGATAACTGGTggtggggagaagggggggtggggaggggtgtagTGTGAAATGGGAAAGATGTTTCCcttaaattttaatattattccGTTTACACTATGGGTTCATTTTAGTCCGCTATCGGTTTATGGTCTTCCTAAAGACTATACCGATGATGAGGTGTGGGGCATTGCGGGATGAGGTGTTGGGTATTGTGGCATGGGGTGGGACGGGGGAAGGTTTTGTTTTTTGCGGAGGAGATGGCCTTTCATTAGTAGACAATAACATCTTAACTAAGGACACAGCTTTCTGCAACATAAATGCCTCTTATGGTTGTTTTTAGCATATAACCTACACTAACTCAACATGTTGCAGCTCAATGGCTATTaatattcgagtttgtttactcAATTCTAACTGACGTATTACAGCTTAGGCAGGATTACTATTGGAAGTTTATGTTTGCAAGGTTAAACCGCATTACGATAACAAAACTTGGTGTCAGTTTGTTTCACAAGTATCACAATGGTGCTCTATATCGTTACAACTGGGGGCGTTATCATATTGGTATTAATGCGCGTGAGCTACACTAATTACAGATCTCTGAATCCATAGCACGTTCGCGTGAAAGCCCTCACTAGCATGCGAGCTCACCTGTTATAAGTAAATTACTTAAAACAATTGCGCTGAGCTGAGACTccgaaaatatgtttcaaaagatctATTCTTCAATAATTACGAACGAAACTGTCCGAATACCGGTTTGATCTGCAGCCAGAGAATGCAACTTGTCAGGTTTCGCGGAACTAGATAGGACCGATATGGCAGCGGCCGCTGTGTCTATGGGCCTGGCTGCAGAGCCCCATTTATACTTAATAAGATCGTGGATAACTAGTGCCaagtattaaattaaattcACTTGAAAATGATATATCGACACAGAGGTGAGCATGCAACGAGCTTGTAGTAGTTGTACTTCGGCTATCCTAATCTTCATGTAAACCTCATCACTgacattgtcattgtcattatgAAGTAAGCTGAATTACCTGCTGCGTGCACCATTTTGCAGCCCGTAAAAGAAGTCCGTATATGGATCAGCGAACTAAGTACTAACATATGGTTGCAAAATGTAAAAGCAATTAAACGTCAAAACGGTCGCTTTACATTTAACTTCTTACGTATGACACTTCTCTGGTATGAAATCAACATAGCGGTTAGCTATCTCAACATGGTTTGGTGACCTTGTGTAAACTACCTATAGATATGATTAGAAATCTCAAGGGGCTCAGCACGGAGTACTCCATTGACCCTCAGCATTTTCATAACATCTGCCAAGAATAACTACGTTGTTTAATGGAGTGAATGTCTTTCTTAAATTGCAGCTCCTGGTGGTTGGAAAACAATGATAGCTATGATAGGAAAGTTTGGAATCTCAGCTTCGTTCTCTCTGATCTATATATACTCAGCGGAAGTTATTCCTACTCCACTCAGGTATGTAAAACAAACGCTATGTCACTAGTTCATGTAGAGATCAAAGTGTGCGTGAACTTTAGTAATAGATGGCGCTAGACAGAAATTGAGTTAATGGGGCTTCCGCGataaatgtttttttatatattattattttatctttttgCAGAGAAGTAAAATAATTTGATCATCGTAGAATATAATGTGACGTCATACGTGACAGCTCTTTGGGGtgataatttacatatatacagggTGCATAACGTTTGAAAAACCTTCAATAATGCGATCGAGACACCTCGTAGTTTACAATCATGCAGTACCTCTCTATGTTTAGAACTTCATGCGTTCCTGCGCTCATTTATAGGATGACTTAGGCACAAAGGTTGAATTTACTATTTTTGCAGCCTGTCAAAATGCACTATAGCAGGTTTCATGTTTGAGAAACAAATCTTAAGCAGTCTCATCAGTGCAAGTGGCTGggctacttagtctaacacaaaTATCGTTAGATCCCGTTCCAAGAGATGCAACACGAAAGTCCATAGAAAAACATAGGAGTTGAAACATGACATCAAAATTTGGCATGTTCACAATGCATAACATTTGTCAAAAGTGTAATAGCGTTGAAAGTCACCCAAAGGGTGCACTGTTGTTTAtataaagttgaagaagaaacatgttttggtttCACTATAAGAAAGTGATAAAACAGTTGAATAAGATTAACATTTATTGGCTTGCACTTAAGGACCAACCTACACATCAATTTAGCGTTTGAAGAGCAATCCAgagaatttaaaatatttttttaacatatttaagaATTTAACATATATAAGGTGAATAGCTTGaaaatctgaagaaaaaaaaaagctatagAATCAAATACTAACATTTCAAGATTAAGATCTGTCTAAAATTCATCCTTTAATATCACACACTGTAAATGTGTTTCATCATGAATCCTTTCTGATTTCAcgatttttctttcatttctctGAAGGAGTGTTGGTGTCGGGATGTGTTCAACTGCAGCTAGAGTTGGAGGAATCCTCGCTCCTCTCATCTTGCTCCTGGATGACGTATGGGAACCTCTGCCTCTTCTTATATTTGGATTTTCCGCTGTTATAGGAGGCATCCTAGTTCTATACCTCCCTGAGACTAGAGGAAAGATGTTACCAGAGACGATAGAGGAAGGGGAAGTATTTAGCTCGTAAGAATGATTTTTTTGTTCACTTCTaaacatattttatacttttatagACAGTTGCTCTTTCATTATTGAAGGTATTACCCAACCACTCATACAGGGTTGACAGACGTGCTCGTGTActtccctccctctctcccctctccccctctccctctcccaaTATTTGCATTAATCCTTTCTTTCCTTTGATattatttgttctttcaaatatttccttATTTTGCAAACAGGCGAAGGAAGGAACACGTTGTTGATAATAAGGAGTACCAAGATATCCCTAATCAGGACGTGTAGTTATGTCCGGAGTAGACTGTGTTTACATATGAACGATTTCTGAGGTAAGTTGCAGTATAGCATCATGCATAGTCAATCGTTTAGATTGATAATTTCAATACCAACAGTCAAATGAAATTTATACGTTGCCTGACAGAGTCAATTTGCATCATGTCAACAACAGACAAATGGTGCTCATCGGGCAGGTAAGAAAACAAGCCCACAATGCCCGGTGCTGATGATACTAACGTTTGATATCAACTCGATAATCTTACtgtctatgaatattcaaatgacTATGAATAGACCTATGTAATACGATTGGATGATTAGTCCATGCTGTTAACGTTTTACGTTAAACGTTAAGAGGGTGGGGCCGGGGCAGAGTTCAGGGTTTACATAACAGGTGAAATTGCAAGTTAGGTTTCATGACACCCTCTATATAGCGTACATGAGTCATCGACATTTGCCTCTTCCATTATTACTATAGCaatcttaatataatataataacacACTCGAGAGAAAACGTCTCTTTTTATGAATATACATATCTCTTTCGTGAAAGGCAATCTACGTTCACACATTTAAATTAGTAAAGCTTTATCAAGCACACATTATACAGATATTTTTATGAACTCCCTTGCTCAGCTATTTGTTTGCGGAACTGCACACAGGAACCCCTCCTGGAAATGTTCATGTGTAACATCGGttattttcaatgaaatatgGCTACTGCTCTTAATTGTGTATATGTAAAAGACGCTCTCGTTTCTATATCTGCCCATCTcatcacccccctccctccctctccctccccctccctcccctccctccccctccctccccctccctcccctccctcccctccctccccctcactcccctccctccccctccctccccctccctccccccatttCATTGACTTTACGCACGCTCCTTTTCATTCGCAGAAAGTTGGAGAATTGAGTTTTCACATTGGCCGGTTCTGGCATACAGTATTGCGAAAGAGTGAACGTCTCTGTGCCTTTTAAAAAGTTCGGTTAAGCTGTTCAAGGGGATAATATGTGTCTACGATGTCGCGAAAATCACAATGGGagacacccagttgggacaattgttttctatactgtactgtcaagtcccgcttcagagcactcgtattgtcagtacgagcagtatgaatatcatgttttctatcagatcaaggttaggaactgtttgtactgtcaatacgaatgctttgaagcatgaaattgggggggggggtgggggacagtTAAGAGAGGTATATTAGCATTATAGCCAATTGTCACAACTGGCTGTGGGAGAAGATGAAGGAATCCCACTTTCTTTGAACAGGGTTTTCAGCATAAAACTATTGCTGGTTTTAACAATTCAAAAGGTTTTCGATTTATTAGTATTTGGTAATACTCCATTTGTGCTTTTAACTATTTTGTAGAATTCTATCATTGTATTGCAACTTCCCTTTgtaattttaccatttttgtttactgtttcgTCGATGTAAAAAAATGCGTTTCAGATATATTACGCTTGTCTATACAGCGCTATAGGGCAAATAATTTCCCAAAAATTCTatgagaggggagggggcttTTCACATTTTCAATACGCCATGCCTCTGCGCTGTTTTCCGTATAGACATGTACTGAAATAGCTTGGACAAAATACtgcatatgtatatagatcTATAGATGACCACACAAGACCCCTGTTTCTTTTTTCGCTGATCGTTTAACCAGCATCATTTAAAGTATCTCTTTTCTTTCTAAATGACTCGTTATACTTCACATAACGTGATATACTCATCATCAtacggttacagtctcgatgtatgGAGGCTggggattggggtgggggggggtggggtggttgggAGTGGATCACGTTGTTAGCTTTTATGTGTCCATGCTCTTCCGCGGGTGccttttctttaaaaagtatCTCTCCCTTTAATGTACTCTGATTTCAAGAttcaatattataaagaaaagtgTCAAAACAGTTCAGTTGTCATAATGATGCCTTTTAATCTAAATCAAATTCATATCTGTATCATACAATATTGCTATCAGGTAACCTATGTATGCggtgtttttattattttcaaactCAAAATACTTATCAAATATGCTGAGCATGCTATATTGCTTTTAgcgtttttgtttgtttatatgataGTGTATGAAGCAATGTAAATATGattcttttttctatttttgggTGGGGTTGCGGGGATTGTATTTAGAAAAGTACTTGTAACATTAAGCTCATCTTTTTTATGACAATTTCAAAGTAATATGCTGCTGTTTTATAACGAAAACATTTTATAGCATAATCGCTTCATTTCAAGAGATATGATATATTTAACGTAAAAAAGGGCAAAGAGATTAAGAACGGTAACGTTCGTTTTGAAATTCTTGTTTCTTACGAGCCTTtatttattctatttattgTCAAAAGACCCGTATCGTATGACTTGATAAAAAGGTTTCGAACAACTATGACAGGTCTTGTTTCTCAAAGTGGGAGGAGTGAGaggaacgggaggggggggggtggcgtatTATAACTGACTTTGAACCTGAGTGTCACCCTCGGGGTGGGTCTAATCACAGGTAAGCAACGGCGTATACGTCCCGTCAGGAAACTTCCAAAACCCTTTTAATGCGTACTGTAATTTACCGTGCTTAGACcaagggggtaggaagcttccaaaaagtgtgtggggggggggcacaacatcagaggggcactttctcattccacaaccagtGCCCAAcaccccggctcctaccccctggcTTAGACCATGGTGTGATGATTCAGGGGAAGTAAATCAATATTGTTAACAATAGGCTGAATATGTGTTGATTTCGATCTGAGTCCTCGAGATTCAGACTGTCCGGTCACGAGTCCTTATCAAATGAGTCCGAGTCACTGTCCGTTTCTGCAGGATCAAGTCGGAGTCCTTGAAAAATCCCGGACTCGAGTCCTAACACTGACCACAACCGATTAGATAcccagccaaaaaaaaaaacaacattctaTTCATTCAAATCCCGTTGAGAGAAAGTTATTTCCAACATTTAAAGTCATCAGAGTTGCCCCTAATATTATCTTGCTAAACTGTCCTAGAAATTGTTCGCTTGTACTTTCCTAGAGACGCTGATCCTCCATATTATTTCTATATCTATTGAGAATGAGTAAAATAGACAATTTATGATCCAAGTGTGGGTAACTACGTTAAGAGTATAGAAGTAGAATGCTTATTGACATTTGAGCATGTGTGACCATTATCTTAcgttctagcatatttgtgggctatactgatgacctttgaccagctcCAACCCTTCTGCAAATGCAGGCAATTGTTTTCAGTATCATTAGGAAAGCGAATAAAATCACAAAAGCCGATAAGTTCTAGTTGTCATGGACTACCTTGTAAACCTAACTTGTTACCAAACAGTCTTCTAACTTCCAGGATGGTGAGGATGAGATATCACAGTCTCTTTTCTCGTGACTTGTAGCATTTTCTAAGAGAGCAAATAGTACTAAACCCAGGACTGTCGTTCCTTTCAGATGTCATTTTGTTTATGGAGAGCAATGAGGACAAAAACGAATGAAttacatatataattaatttaatttattttggaaacaaaactcaaatacaatacaaaactaaaaaagtttaaaacatttctgGAGCCttgaaacaacttttttttttctctttttaaaattataatattttttaatgttttataatttctttatttttgttattaatatGGACATTCTGATTTCCTTGATCGACGTCGGGCCTTCTTCTTACGCTTTTTGGGTTGTTTTGCCTGGACGGCTTGATCAGCTCTCTTTTTAGCTTCGATTTCATCAGCTAGACGACAGGCTCTTTCCCTTCTGAGTACATAATGTGTTGTATCTTCTACCACCAGTAATGTCCTGAGAGAGACAAggcacaaaacattaaaatataatatggaGACAGAACATGAGAGGAATGCACATATCGTAGATGAGGTATATGATTGTTCCACGCTATTTGATCTttgtttttaccattttataaaattaaacattttaaggaatttgaaaatataatcaTATTATTTTGAATGCAATGCAGCAAATGCTTTGGTAAAGGCCTGTTTCCTATTCGAACGTAACAAATGGTTCTCCCGTTGATGGTTTTatgaaagaattaaaataacTCACGTGTACTCAGACATGGTCTCGTCAAAGGTTGATTTGTAGCCGAAGTTAGCCTCGTTAGTAGCAAACATATCGCTGACTTCCCAGCTTTCAACCTGTGAATATAAACAATGATAATGAAAAACGTTGTATTCACAGCGGTTTGTTGCATTGATAACATTCTCAAGTATGTTATGTCATGCTATATTTGGAATTGGTGGAATTGGAAATATCATGGTCAACATATTTACAGAATGGAAAACATCAAACAATTGTACTTGTTATTTGCATGTTATATACCTCATCTAAATCCAGGCCATTGTCGGTTACGTCACTAGGCCCCACCCACTTGACCAGTTCTCTTGGTCTGATTGGAACGGGGGGTCGCAGTTCGACAAAATCGTCGTCGTAGAGAAAAGCTGTTGTGAAAAattaacatattgttaacattCAAAGAAGCAATGAAATATTGTCCTGTCGGGCAGCTTTATAAATGTTCGAGGCCCTGAACTcgaatgtgacgtcatcatatacCCGGCATGCTGTGACACTAGAAAACCCCAAATCCCAAATTAACCCCAAATCCCTTCTCTCACCATTAAAATTAAATGGTGAGATATGAATGCCACCTAGTAACTTGTTCATAGGTATAGTGAGAGGCTCTTAAACTTTCAGAATGTGTGAAAATAAAACTCTTACAACGTTTGACTTCTATCCTAAGAAATAAAAGGAAGTGTAACGACTGTAAATCTGATATTAATATGCAATTTACTAATTTTGAAAGTAAACCTCATGACTCTCACCCACCTAACCACGCATTACACCACACCGCATCATACCATAttacaccataccataccacatcATATCGTATCATATCTTACCGTCATCTatacataccataccatataataccataccataccacactAAACCACACCACATCGTACCATATAACACCATaccacatcatatcatatcttaCGATACCGTACCATCTatacataccataccataccatataataccataccataccacactAAACCACACCACACTAAGCCACACTACATCATATCATACTTATACCAATCTTAATCTAGCCAAGCAAAGATATTTCACCTTACCGTGAGAATGTTCAGTTTCTCTTTTCTCATCATCGTTTACTTGAGATGTGCCCAGACTTATGACGTCATTCTGTTGTTGTTTACAGCTGTACATGATTATAATATATGCCATAAATAATCCAGTCACTGATGTCACGCATAATATTAAATTGGGTTCAATTTAGTACGCTGGCATAATTATTTGTGTGTCGATAAAACtttaatgaaaaatatgataatagggaatgaggggtgggggggggtggtgaatCCCTCGTTTATCTTCATGTAGCTGATTTCGATACTACCTTTGAGCCACTACCTACACAATCTATATAGTTTGCATTACTCATTTTACTTACCTCTCACTGACTGCGGTGGTGTTTAAACTAGATTGTTTTTCGCTGTCCACAATAACTGTTTCATCAGCGAAAATCTGTCAtcaaatgagaaaatatttaaatataacaatttgcTTAAAACATACTTTGGATGTATTGTGAAAGTTAAACTCAAGCAGTTAAGTAACGATTTATTCATAAGTAACTTTACAACTGCAAAGTGttaaaattgtaaattaataacaaattaacTTTGCTTCATGTTAGCTATTcaatttgactttttatctcgtAAAATGCTATTACATCCTAACCTGTGTTTGAGCACCAATAACTTTAAAGAACTCTGCAGGGATGCTTAGTTCAGTAATCCTGCGGTAATCCATGTAAATCGGGGCAGCAGAGATGGTTTGGCACATCCGGGCAACGTCACAAGCAACTGTTGAAAAGGAGTGACACCAAAATTAATACTAAATAATACTCCCAAAATATTTGACATgttaattaaaagtaaaatatctctTAACTAATCCGTCTGCTTTCTTCGATTTCTTATGCTTTTATTAAACGTTGACGATGTCAACATTATAAGAAAGATGCGAAGGAAAGTATTGATATGATAAACTGCGAGACTGCCCATTATCTCACctgtgaggtcaagggtcaacccATGGAATAATCGAGGTCGATAAAGCACAACTTCTTTTCCTGTTGTAGAACAATCCCtgtgttgaaaacaaaaattatacccAAAGAGTGAAGCAGCAAAGAAAATACttagataataataatgattaatAAAGTTTTTTCCAAATCTTGTTATGATAATTTTTGATCCTATAATTTAACATTACCAGCAATTACTCCTGTTCACGAAATTAAGCATTACGTGCAAGTGTAATATTTATAGAATACTTGAATATTTTCCAATTCAATGAGTGGTTTAGTTTCAATTATATGACCATCCGTTTACTTACTTATATATGCCATAAATAATTCAGTCACTGACGTCACGCAGTAATGTTAAATTGGGTTCCATTTAGTACGCTGGCAAAATTATTTGTGTGTCGATAAacctttaatgaaatatatgataatagggagagagggatggggttgggtgGTGTTGGGTGGGGGGCGGGCTGGGGGGGGGTGAATCCCTCGTTTATCTTCCTGTAACTGTTTTCGATACTTCCTTTGAACCACTACCTACACAATCTAGTTTGTATTACTCATTTTACTTACCTCTCACTGACTGCGGTGGTGTTTACACTAGATTGTTCTTCGCTGTCCACAATAACTGTTTCATCAGCGACAATCTGTTATCAAAtgagaaacatttaaaaaataaagattTGCTTAAAACATACTTGAGATGTATTGTGAAAGTTAAACTCAAACAGTTAAGTAACGATTTTTGCATACGTAACATTATAACTGCAACGTGTAAAAATCGTAAATGAATAAGAGTTAATGTTAGCTATTAAATGTGACTTTTATCTCTTAAAATGCTATTTCATCCTAACCTGTGTTTGAGCACCACTAACTTTAAAGAACTCTGCAGGGCTGCTTAGTTCAGTAATCCTGCGGTAATCCATGTAAATCGGGGCAGCAGAGATGGCATGGCACATCTGGGCAACGTCACAAGCAACTGTTGAAAAGAAGTGACACCAACATTAATACTAAATAATACTCCCAAAATATTTGACATgttaattaaaagtaaaattttcTAATCCGTCTGCTTTTCTTCGATTTCTTACACTTTTATTAAACGTTGATGATGTCAAAATAATAAGAAAGATGCGaatgaaagtatatatacaCTGCGAGACTGCCTAGTATTATCTCACctgtgaggtcaa is a window of Apostichopus japonicus isolate 1M-3 chromosome 21, ASM3797524v1, whole genome shotgun sequence DNA encoding:
- the LOC139962686 gene encoding uncharacterized protein isoform X1, which produces MEIHARQRKHILRYLKKIRISKMNRTTSQVEDLPEILDQFAARKVLIRLFPLPPIDLGLTLTTDILPTGSELVLYRPPVGLPHRRVDVTAALDLARFLDTIMAASKVLQDLNELKAIHLDTRENLLFKVVADETIFVDSEEQLVERRDAAANGNEITSVMLYRPQSLFGLTLDVSAACDVARAFDIMIAALYFCLQYQTPSDQTIPLVHFGYFGDLKQVLVDETIFVDNEKELVETPIPSTARDCSTTGKEVVLYRPRFFHGLTLDLTVACDVAQMCHAISAAPIYMDYRRITELSSPAEFFKVSGAQTQIVADETVIVDSEEQSSVNTTAVSERDCSTTGKEVVLYRPRLFHGLTLDLTVACDVARMCQTISAAPIYMDYRRITELSIPAEFFKVIGAQTQIFADETVIVDSEKQSSLNTTAVSESCKQQQNDVISLGTSQVNDDEKRETEHSHAFLYDDDFVELRPPVPIRPRELVKWVGPSDVTDNGLDLDEVESWEVSDMFATNEANFGYKSTFDETMSEYTTLLVVEDTTHYVLRRERACRLADEIEAKKRADQAVQAKQPKKRKKKARRRSRKSECPY
- the LOC139962686 gene encoding uncharacterized protein isoform X2, yielding MEIHARQRKHILRYLKKIRISKMNRTTSQVEDLPEILDQFAARKVLIRLFPLPPIDLGLTLTTPPVGLPHRRVDVTAALDLARFLDTIMAASKVLQDLNELKAIHLDTRENLLFKVVADETIFVDSEEQLVERRDAAANGNEITSVMLYRPQSLFGLTLDVSAACDVARAFDIMIAALYFCLQYQTPSDQTIPLVHFGYFGDLKQVLVDETIFVDNEKELVETPIPSTARDCSTTGKEVVLYRPRFFHGLTLDLTVACDVAQMCHAISAAPIYMDYRRITELSSPAEFFKVSGAQTQIVADETVIVDSEEQSSVNTTAVSERDCSTTGKEVVLYRPRLFHGLTLDLTVACDVARMCQTISAAPIYMDYRRITELSIPAEFFKVIGAQTQIFADETVIVDSEKQSSLNTTAVSESCKQQQNDVISLGTSQVNDDEKRETEHSHAFLYDDDFVELRPPVPIRPRELVKWVGPSDVTDNGLDLDEVESWEVSDMFATNEANFGYKSTFDETMSEYTTLLVVEDTTHYVLRRERACRLADEIEAKKRADQAVQAKQPKKRKKKARRRSRKSECPY